The proteins below come from a single Gemmatimonadales bacterium genomic window:
- the purN gene encoding phosphoribosylglycinamide formyltransferase has product MPRVRIAVLASGHGSNLQALVDALKDDAGAQVALVVSNRPDAGAFEHAQRAGAATAVIREDGQDSSGLLQLLRAHQTDLVVLAGYLKRVPDLVVAAYRNRILNVHPALLPAFGGHGMYGRRVHLAVLSSGVRVTGATVHLVDEQYDHGRILAQWPVPVAVDDTPETLSARVLAVEHLLLPAVVRWFARLFSTPQMGATGDLPGLPILSLVAQSFVPADTLPPGLDHALTTA; this is encoded by the coding sequence GTGCCACGCGTTCGCATCGCGGTGCTGGCCTCCGGGCACGGCTCCAATCTCCAGGCGCTGGTCGACGCGCTGAAGGACGACGCCGGCGCTCAGGTGGCGCTGGTCGTCTCGAACCGCCCTGACGCGGGCGCGTTCGAGCACGCCCAGCGCGCCGGCGCGGCGACCGCCGTCATCAGGGAAGACGGGCAGGACTCGAGCGGCCTGCTGCAGCTGCTCCGCGCGCACCAGACCGATCTCGTCGTCCTGGCGGGGTACCTCAAGCGGGTGCCCGATCTCGTGGTCGCGGCGTACCGCAACCGGATCCTCAACGTGCACCCGGCGCTCTTGCCGGCGTTCGGCGGCCATGGGATGTACGGCCGGCGCGTGCACCTGGCGGTGCTGTCGAGCGGCGTGCGGGTCACCGGCGCCACCGTGCACCTGGTAGACGAGCAGTACGATCACGGTCGCATCCTCGCGCAGTGGCCGGTCCCGGTGGCGGTGGACGACACGCCGGAGACGCTGTCGGCGCGCGTGCTCGCGGTCGAGCACCTGCTGTTGCCCGCTGTAGTGCGATGGTTCGCCAGGCTGTTCAGCACGCCTCAAATGGGGGCCACCGGCGACCTGCCGGGCCTGCCGATCCTGTCGCTCGTAGCCCAGAGCTTCGTCCCCGCGGACACCCTTCCACCCGGCCTCGATCATGCGCTTACGACTGCGTAA